ATactaaagctgcaagcagcgttggagggccctcgcaccttcgtGCACGTCGGGGTGTGTGGCGGCTtttttggacagtgcatgaaggagttacatgtcacttcctgtgttaCCGATGTGGCGCTAGAGtacagccactaatcacgtcctatattccagtatatgaagtgttgactacagtGTGAAAATTTTATGCAAATCAATGATTATTGGCACGGAGGTCTTACTTTAGCTAGAAACcccattgaagctttaaaacattCACCATCTTGTCCTCTTTCAGTCCATCATTCAACCTCCTTCGTGCCATTCACCCTTTCATCACGGTCACCTTTTGAGAATTAAAcgtttttccctcctttttcacattttacatgagtgtgtatgtggtggaatgttcagagtgggtgatgtcatcgctagagtggagatCAGCGGAAAAATCGCCGGAAACTTTTGCCTTTAACTTGCTCTTGCGGCCGCACCATTTCAACCACAGTCACAATTTATACATCAAAATGTAGGAAAATTCCTTGCGGACGCAGTTATGtgactcaaaacacacaaaaacatacgcagctcccgctacgagcctcggagcgacgggagtgCCGACCgactgcctcattgactgccatgttaactgagagctcaaagtggaggagggaggcagaaactaagacttttctaacctgctccagttttctcatttcacaagttagagacctcaaactacatgtacgtgttcagcagaccctcttctctgCACTGATCAAATTTGATATGGCAgtgattaacctgctgagagagagagacattggcatgtacatgtcttcagagctggacagtcatcaaatggtataaatttggtgaagataagaccttgtacagtggagttataGCACTTTTAATGGTCATGGTGAAGGAAAATTTGTTAGCGAAATTCGCCGcgtcgtcacggcaacagcttttgatggagactcacagttttcactacagaccaacatcaatgTCATGAGTCTTTCCTAActaaatttgaagtggatctgatcaactggctggtcttgagccatcatagtgTAAAACATAACAACAttcctgtcgccaccaggtggcgctgtgactgtaAACGattattgacatgtagatgtcttcagggcgggactttTATCAAACaagtcaagtttggtgctgattggatcatgtacagtcaaatTATTAACAACTTTAAAACCTCTCCATGTTTATTTTCAAAGTGTGTATAGAAGTTTAACAGAGACCTTACACAATAAACCACTGTACTGCATGATGAATGGGTCCAAAGGGACCCCGAATGTGTCTCTTGTAAACATTAGGTAATGTTATATAAGCGTTACGCTGCAAAGTCTGAAGACAAGAGTGCTGGCATTGTAAGAGTATCATAAACTGGCAGGGCTTAGCAGACACtttttgattaaatgattaaaattaaattcCTCCAACaacaaatagaaagaaaaactgagaaaaaaaacattggcaaaacaaacaattttggTATGTGAAACACGAGCAGGTGAACTCTTCGCTTGCTGAGAAAATTATAACATTTTACATGTAGATCCTccatacttttttttcccaaaagtgtCAAGATATTTTGGAATACTCTTCAAATAATACACTTGGTTTAACAGAAGCAGGCAGACAATATATCACATTTCACACTGCATGCTTACAACATATCCATCCACCTTGCATAATTGTTTACCTCCACCTAAAGTACTGACGTGTTCTTGTTCCCTTTGAAAGGCTGACACGTCCCTTTTTAAACCACTAGGACATCCAGTTCCGACCATCATATAAAACTTTGggttctttttcatgttttgcacAGTCAGTACAAAGTGACATGCATAATGACAAGCAGGTATGTATTACAGCTACACAGgattagttttaaaaaaaatgtaagtcaGCACATTCTGCAGCACGTCACAACTGTCTCTGCACTGTGAGGCCCAGCAAAGCTACATGAGTGGACCCTTGATGCTGAAGTGAAAGCAGTTTGGTTCAAGAAGTAAACAGAAAAGTACTAGGCCGCCTACAAAGTATTATTTTCCCTCTGCATATGAATGTAGCCATGCAGATGCATCCCGTACAATCTAATGCATATTCTGCACACATTTTCTAATAATGAGTAATTATTGATGGccaaaaaaagcattaaaaactaCCCCTCTGATTGACTTTCCCGGATGACCCAGTTGATCCTTAAGTTTTGGCTCATCATAGATTTAATGAAGCAAACATAATCATATTGGTTGAGCTACAGTGTAAtgtggaagacaaaaaaaaaccattttcAAGCATTAGCTCGCTACTTGGCAACATGAGTTTAGCAAACATGGAGCTCTGGTCAAGACATTAACAAGAAAAATTCAATTTTCATCCCATTCATGAGCTTAACTTGGCTCACATTTCTTAAAAAACATAAAGTCAGGCTGAGGAGGTAACTTATGGAGGGAAAATATATGGcttgattgcttttttttttcaaccaagcaaacaacatacaaaacaaacaaactgtgggacttttttgtctttaaatttaACCAATATGTTTATTTCTGCCCCCTAAAGAAGCCCCAAGAAATGTTTGTAGAGCCAAAAACGGTCTGCCGAGCTCACAGTCCGTGCTAGCGCAGAGTTGACTGCCACGCTACAAGAAGTAAGCTTCCTTCTGTTGGCCACACACGTGACATATAAAAGATTGGCACATGTTTCTAATAGAGGCACTGTAAAGATGTATTTACAGTCTTTTTAGCATCAGAGGGCCACAGCAGCGAGCTgcgtggaggagaggaagtccTGGACCTAGAAAAAGGCACTTCTGAAGCAACACATACTGGgcctgaagctgcagcaggacGCAGTCCAGCAGTTTCTGAGGAGTTCACTCATCTCTAGGCAAACATGGTCAGGGTTATCCACTGCAGAACACAGAGAGCATGTGAATTAGGGGAATGCTAATTATGAATAAATCGGtgaggaaatgagaaaacaccAGCAGTTTCAGTACAAGAATTGCAGAAATCTGTATGAAAAGCAAAGACCTTGTTTGGGTACGTTTGCATTTCTGTTCACGTAAATGTCGACCTTACCTGAAAGAAGTTGAGGGATATCACTTGGTCGTTATCTGTGTCCATGGTCTTAAAGctttctgcagagacagaaagtgtAACACAGTATTTCAACTTCAATTCTGCTTTAATATTCTGTGTCTTATCATGCAGGAATCTTAACACATGACAGCAACCCACAGACATGCACCACATGTAATTTATTGTCAGTTACGAATGGTACTGTTTAATCTGAGCCTCTAAAGCGGGGTGGTAGCACGTCggccattttgtcttttttaacagAACACTCTGATTGTACCAAAATCAGTGATGCGAGCAGTGATGCACATGAAGTGTTCCCTTAAAGACATTGGAGGTAATGGGAGTAATGGGACTCACTGTACATGGTCTCCAGTCTGACCAGGCAGGTGACGAAGTTGTCAAAGTCGACAGACATGTCGGCCTCGGTGTAGCGCAGGATGATCAGCTGGAACAGTTTGTTGGTCAGCTTGAAAcctgaaggagaggagacatgCAGGGAAATCAGACCACAGGAGGAAGATGTTTAACCCATAAAACTAGCACGGAACGCTCTCTAAATGTGCAAAGAAGCGTGCCTCGAagtttattttctcatattgaaatgaaaaggaGCAGTACCTGCAGAGTCAAGAGCCATCCTCATCTCATAGGAGCTCATGGTGCCCGATTTGTCCAAGTCAAACTGCCTGAATATAGTCTGGGATGGTGACACAGAGATCGCAAAGAAAAagtaacagacagaaaatgaagaatGGAAAGAAACCAAGAAGCATTTGGATGGCaaacaagaaaatgaagaaacagtCTACTGGCCGGGCGACAAAATAAACACCAGGCTGACGCAAGTAGTGTGAAGCAGAATCAATATCCTGATTTCACCCCTTTGACTCTTCTGTGTTCAGTCTCACCAGGTATCGTTTAATCTTTTCCCAAAGTACATGGAACTCCGTCAGGCCCAGCTTTCCACTGCCGTCCGTCTGAACCGAGACGTTAAAGAACAGCAGCTTTCATCTGATCGAGTATAACAACACCAtgactttaaactttaaagggGAATTTCACTAATTTCACACATCAGCATTTGCACCTCACGACTATGTTAGCTACAACTAGCATACAACACCACAAACCTTGACCAAACTATCAGttgttgagttgcattgtggttAATATAGCCGCAAGTGAGAAGATTGtgtgggataaaaaaaaaaaagaagatatctGGTTCAGTTGCATCAGTTTAGTTTCTTTTAACTGTCCAGCCAGTGTTATGGGAGTGCAGTACTCCTTCAAGGAATGCAACGTGCTTGTTCACtgataatgtttctgttttgttagaTAACAGAAAAGCTGACTTCATATTTCAATGCCATTTCAAGGATACGTCCATGAGGTTTATCATGCTGCGGCAAGCCTCTTTCGTGAAGCCGTCTGTCTTCAGGTCTTTATCTGTTAGcatgaggagaaaagagaaaaagagagcagaatCAGAGAtttccattcagaaaaacaaacctgagatgatttttaacaaaaaatggATGCAACTTTGAAATCCATTTCACTATTTTACTAACGCTTGCTGATGATCCGGTTCAATATGGTTTGCAACTCTGTGACACTGATCTCCATGTCCTGTTGGCGCAAACAGAGAAGGTCAAATAATTTAAGTATGACTGTGTAATTTCTCTGAGCTTCtgccccacccacccacccacctccTGCAATGTGTGCTTACCGGCCCTGCCAGCTGTCTGAAGAGGTTCTTGAAACCTTGGTCGATCTGGCTCTCATCTAACCGagtctgaaacacaaacagttgCGCTTTCAGTCACGCATCAGGTTTCATTAGTAGTTAGCTGTTGTAGTTATATTGTTGTGTTCCGTCCTCTCACCTCTGTTGGAAGCTCCGCTATAATGTCATCATCGAGCTCCCTGACCAGAACAAACACTTCAAGTTACTGAGTTGCTTATAGAATATAAAGGGAAAACAGAGTATGCTGGATTCTGGTTAACAAGAGttgcataaaaaaaatccagtaaCATCTTCTAGTGCCCAAAGCTTCTTCTCTACCTCCTCTCTCAGATCGCTCACGCTCTGTTCTAGCCACTCACTCAGAGTTTGCAGGCTTCTCAGAGAAAACCCTGAGGACAAAGTCGGCCTCTTTGTGCGGCTCAAAGGTGGAGGGGACAATGATGTATTCTCCGGCCGGCAGCCGCAACCTCGAACTGACTTCCCTCAGGTTGATGAAGAGCTCAGAGCGGGCGCTGGAGGCGTTTGTGAGGAAAAACTCTCTCTTCAGGTGGACCCCTGACCTGCCCACAAACTGAGAGTGGAGACAGTTTGTTCTTATCTTTTCAAGATTCTTCTACTTTAACTTCTAAGCAAAATGTTTGAATCAGTTTGAATCCAACTATGTTTGCATTTCACAATATCCAGATATCATTTGACAAATATCAGGTTGGTCTGGAATCATGAGAGGAaagtggaaaaaaggaaagcGCCTACCTCCCCTGGAACCTGtaaagcacagagagaaagagatgagatTAGTACCACGACGGACGTCATCAGCaacatataaaaagaaataaaagaagaatttGTGAATCCTGAAATGTTGtattataaagaataataagaataatccTTTCCACTGCAGGTGTAACTGAGCATAAAGTCCACTTTTCTCCACAGACAAGATGCTAGAAGCTCACCTCATAGACGGCGAATCCGATGGTCTCCATGTCTTTGCCTTCCCGCCGTTTCTTCCTGCGGTCCTTCTGCATGAGGCCAACCAGGAAGCTGCATTCTGATTGGCCAGGAGAGTCGGGGTGCTGCAGCGCTATCTTGAACTGAGGGTTCAGCCAAAAGGTTGCTGGGAGGACAAAGAGTTGGAGTTGTAGAGATTGTCAATAATGTTTTAGCAGTTCAAGCACAAGTCCACTGTTACAGGGTAGTTTTTATTagtgtttgagaaaaaaaaaagaattctgtTATCTTGTTGACTCCAATTCCATGATTGTCTTCAGTCATGATGGGGTATTCCCAAAATGTATAATCAAACAGGCCATTGTTGTCTTACTTATTGTTTAAATGGGAGTCACTGGTTCACATTCCTTCAGTAAATTCATCCAacccctccctgcctccttcTACACCtccctgttttttttagcattttttttttccccaaaaaaaatcagtgtctCGGGAGCAGAATTTAACACCATCATGTGATCCTAAACCTGGTTTGGTCGGTGGTAGGAGAAACTCTGGGgtggatttaaaatgtttaacagaATAATTCCTTTCCAAAATgttcaaagaaaatgaaataagagtGTGTTCTCTGTAACATATCCTGCCTCCATGTCTCCCCTTTCATTTATACCTCCACCCATCCGTCTGTGACCTTGCAGTCTTCccatctttccttcctttcaaCACTCCATACCTGGGAAGTTCCTGCAGCCTCCAGCCGTGCTGCCCTTCCTCCACTCTCCCTGATAGAGCGAGGAGCTCCACTTCTTCAGCTGGCTGTTCTGCAGGGCGTCAGCCGTCAGGTTGCAGAGCTCCAGACGGGAAAACTCACGCAGGAAGTCACTGAACGACATCCTGAGAGATGGAAATAGATCCACTGTCAGGATAACGTGGAGACGTGCTGATTCTAAGTTAATTTTTCCAACACTGAGCCCAAGAGTTGAACCTTGTTTTGGTACAGATGAAAACTGAGTCTGAGTGGATATCTGtgtcaaatttaaagaaattCCTTTAAGCAGTTCTTGAGATATGGCTTTCATGAGAATGAGATGGCGCGAGGGCATGAAATGTGAATCTAAATCATAAACGCAGGAAAGTCTTTATGGGTCAAGTTGCATTCCTGGCCTGGTCAGCGATGTCACATCAGGTGACTTCATATCAGCAGCCAGAAAGTAAAAATATCTGCTTTCACACAAGTCATGATGAGAGtccacgagagagagagagaggcgcaAAAAGACTCACCAGAATTCACCGTCCTCACTGCGATTTTGTAGCCGACTTCTGATGGAGCGATCCACGCTGTCCCACTCTCTGGAGCTGAAGGTTTCACAAACAAGAGAGACGGTTGTAACCGCTGGACAAGACAAGCGTTGAGGTCAAGGACACAAGAGCTGAAGAAAGTTTTGCAAATGTGAATTTTGTCTGGTTTGTCTTTGTTAACTGTTGTGTAACTTAAAAGCACAATGTCAatcctcatggtggcactagagcAACAGTCAGGTGATCACCAAAGTCAATAGGGGTCATCATccggggaccatgaatgtcccTTCAAAATTCAATGGCAATCCATTCAATATTCATTTGGCTATCCATcccccaaagtcagctgggattggctccagctggTTTTGAGTTAAAGGTTTCTTGAAAACCTGGAGATCACTTCTAGACATGGAAACCACAGAATGCAGAAGTGAGAAGGGAACTTTTGGTTGGAATTTTTCCTTGTTTAGACTCACATACGATGGTTCCCATTTAGTGAAAACCCCAATGTTACGTCACACAGATTTACAGAAATCAGTGGggaaaatgtctgaaatgtttAGTCACATAGCTAAAGCGATATAACACATTTCAACCCATTTCTCTTCTCTGGCTGAGTCTTGTGCCCAATGCTGAGGACGGCTGAGAAGATCAGCTAATCCCCTTCCCCCAACGgtttcactttctctgtccTTTCTGGGGCTCCTTGGGATCACGGTGGGTGGGTGGTGATGGCTTTGGGAACCAATTTCACAGGCTATACATCTAAAACCACTGATATGTGTGCAAGtttcaatatgaaaatattaGGTTAAAATGACTATTTTGGTCAAAACCTCCAGAAATAGCATCTAAATGATACACAGTATCAATTGTCTTTTTTCCCATCATGGATTGTCATTTCCCGCCACAACAGTTGTGTACAAAGTTAAAAGCGAGATCTTACTTGTCGCTCCAGGCTCCAGTCCATTCCACTTCTCCCCAGGGGTTCCTGATGCGAACCAGCTTGGTCAGATTTCCCCTGTACACCACCTAAGGGCGCAGGAACACCACTCGACATTTACACTTTGTCACGGTTTCACAAAGGCCCTGCACACCGTCACATGTCCCTACCCTACGTCACTGTGAAATTAATTGTTACAGTAAACCACATGAGTGGCACACTTCGAATCCAACGATCATCTgtcataaaaacaggaaaatacagaTTACGACAGTGTTGTGATCAGCTGGTCTTCATTACTCATGTGACAGTAAAGTTAGGGATGATCTCTGTTGctctaaaatgaaatatttgaactttagtttggatccaactgCTGCTAAAACTTAAGTAAACTGAGTCTGGCCATTATTTTTGTTTAGCATCAGTCATATTTTACTGTGCTGTGCTCTAAGTTACTGAAATACAACTCCATTATTGACATGGGCACATACTGGAGCATCAAGAACTGCTTTATCTTGTTCCTACTTTTGGAGCAGCTAATTCACCCACTACACGGAGCTGCAGACGGCCCAAACACATTACATAAATGGCAAACACTGCAGCTTACGTAACGTGTGACACAGGTCGACTCAAAGTCGGTGACATTCTAAGGACCAAAATGGGCAAACTGAATTGTTTTCATACATAGCTTTAGTTTTTTCAGAATATCTTGTACATTTTACACCTCTGTTGGCACCATATTTGCCAAAAGGATCCTtaaagtgtgttaatgtgtgtttgaacaaAGGTAAGGGTTAGGAATCATTTAAGTTCAAGTAAATAGCCATGAAAAGGGATGACCTGAGAATTCACAACTGGTTCTATTCcctttttgacatttaaatttctgcaccagctggatGTGTTCTGGCCATTGTAAGACATTGGCTTCATTTCCGCTCACCTCGTCCACACCGGTCACAGAGTAGGCGTGTCCCTTCACCAGCTTCTTGAACGTGACGGACTCCATGTCTCGCGTATTGGTGATCTGAGGATGACAGAGTGAAGCGCGCTGAGGACACAATGACGTATCTGCATACTGTAGCTTCACATGTGACAGGGTTAGTGACATCGACAGGCAGCGGTCACAGTCGCAGACAGAACGCGGTTCGTCAAATCCATTAGCCAGATGACTGTCACCAGCTCTTTTAGCTAATTCAAACACACTTGTGGCGGCAGTCATGTcacattgtgtatgtgtgtagccCGTGCAGTTAACGTAATGACATTCAAAGACTGCTGAGCCATCTACGAAATGCTCTAAACCACTGTTGCACAACTGAATTTGAACTTTATTTGCATACTACATTTATaccatattttttctttaatttccaCAAAGTTTAGGCCGTTTGCACTTGGCCACATCTAAAACAATGAACTGGAAACTAGAAACCATCaatgtaatttaattcatttaaactGAATCCCTTCATCTGTTGCTTCTTTTATATGCTCCATATCAGATGAGAGAGATTGGCAGCTATTGCTACCCAAACTGAGCCGCACAGGGAGACATGCTGATAACAGAAAATGTCCTTGAACAAGACACAGTTCAGTCCCCTCTGTCTGCAAACATCCACGtcgctgaagtgtccttgagaaTTACACTGAACTCCTGCCATCTCCAACCCCTTCCCAGCCACAAGTTTCCCAATCTTCACTGCCCTCTCCTGGAGTTACATTTCCCACATTTTTCTACCATTACAGCCagcacccttttttttttacagtctcTGAAGATTCTGGTTTTCCCACCACCCCACCTCCGTGTGAAAATCCTGCAAACTTTAGGACGTCCAGGGTCAGTGTTTATGGCTCCAGAGCTGCTGATCTACAGCTTATCCTGCCCTTTGACCTCCGCTTGGAGGGGTCAAACAAAAGTCAGTGTCAGCCAGTGGGCCACATTTTACTGCTTAAAAATTGTATGAATATTTTAGGTGTGAGATTTTGAAGTGAGAGAAGAATAGTTAATTACCATGAGGAGCACTGACACTTAAAAAAAAGGGTGACTTAAGCTTCACAGGgtgaaaaataataaaccaGCTGGACTAAATAATAACTGAGATGATGacttgttttcattatttttacattaaacaaTTCTAATGTCTTTTCACGCCATGAAAAACATGATCTTATCCTACTTTAACGCTGCTGCTTTCAAaagttaaaggaacagttcatcAAGGTGTAAGTgtagtaaaagtagcaatataTGTTAAACGTGTGTTAAACGATGCATGACTGTAGCAGTACTGACGTCTATGGAGCAGCCCAGCAGTGATCCTCTTTCAACGGCCCTGCTGATGATGTTGTAGAGGTCAGGGGGGGCTTTCCTCAGCTCGTACATCTCCGTCACGCCGCCTGTAAAGTCCTCAAAGCCCTCTGACGTGCTGCCGCCTGACAGGGCCTCATAACAACCGTTCAACCTGGGACACAACGGGAGATAAACGAGGATGTAAAACTGTTCATATGATAAATAGAGAATCTTCAGGTGTGTGCGCAGGCCTTAAATGGAGGCCTGACACAGATTAATAAGCTCACTGCATAGGTTGCTATTCATGTTAATGTTTACATATAAACTAAACAGCCAGAAGGGCTGACTGCTGTTAGGGGAAAAATTTCAAAGTAAAGGTACGGCATGTGTTCTGTCAGATGAACACTACCATATATGGACATGTACCTTCAGACACATAGTGGAAGTAAATCTCACTTTCACATCCCACCCTTCCTGTTCCTTCTCTATTCTTCTCCAACTGGGAAGCCCACTCGACTTGGCACACTTGCACCTCTGTAAAGAATGCAGTGCTTCACTTTTACAGCTAAGTAAATTCCCAACCACAGCTGTccactggagcagctggagtCTCAAGTTGCTCAACAGCTCTGTGAGGGTTTCAAGTGTTTCAGTTCTGCTCCGTGCACAGATTTTCTATATCCAGAAACCCTCCGGTCAGAGGCAGCTTTGTGCAAAAACCTGCCACCAGCTTCAGTCCTCGGTAAGCCTTTACTTGTGATCACATGACTGAGAGTTGAGACTGGGTCTGGAACTTGAGCGGATCTATTTTTATGTCACGTTTATATGCTGGtggatatataaatataagcCACTAACTGAAATGAGCAAGAAAGAGGTGATTAAAAATAGGACACGTGTGAGCACaaatcagtctgtctgtcttacttAGCGTAGGCCTTCTCCAGCAGCGCGCTCCAGAACTCAGTTCCTTCGGCCGAGTGgacaaacagcagcttcccGTCCTTAACCGGCAGCCGGTCGTCAATCACCACCTCCACCCACTCGCCAAACTGCCAGAACTGCATGACAGACCGaagaaaacaccaaatattCAACTCAACTTGTGGTTTAAGACACAAACTAAACTCAGGCTTCTGTTACAATACATGCTGTAGATTTCAGTTATAGATAAAGGTGGAAGACGTATTTAGAtcttttaattaagtaaaagtaccaatacagCGATGTAAACAAAGCTTTGCAAAAAAGCTGATGTGCTGGTTTAATCTTGAACAGTAGATTTTATAAGTGTATCATATATGGTTTCTGTAAAATATTAATCTAATAAGTTACTAATAACTAtagcagcaaaataaaacagactcaagtaaagtaaaagtacttaatAATCACTTGACTGGAATCATTTGCCTGCATATATCCATTATCcctcctcatttgtttttatttcagtgttttattctCTTATCTTCTTGTCTTCTAACATGTCTGCTACTTCATAGTTTgattgacctttgaccttcaaGGGGGTTATGATAAATCTGACCTCACAATTGTACTTGAGTACTTAGTTACGTCCCACCACTGAACGACTATCTGCAGCTTATCACGTTTtaccacacaaagacacaaacacaggacacTGAGGAGCATTTCTGTGTTTCAACcctaaaataaatacagagacTGATTAATGGTCAACATTCAACTCTTGCCTCTCTCCAAAGTAGCTGTGATATGCCCCTCCCTTGTTTACCTGCTATTGGTGGAGGTAATCACTTCTCAGTTCCAGAGAACTAGGGTTAGGGAGAACCTACATCCCCTATGTACAGTCATGCTGCATAGCAAATGAGAGAACCTAAGACAAGTTCTAAATTGTTTCAAGTTTCAGTTTCATGAAAGTAGGCTTTGCGGGAGAACTGAGGTGAATGAGGGCAGGGTGAGTTACTCCAAAATCTTTTCTGTGGAGGTTAAAAGATAGAAGCACTGTGCAATGTTTTACCACATTAGGTTTTCCCACAGCTAGGCGTGCACCTTTTGGCCAGCAGGGAGCAGAAGAGACCAAAGCAACACATGCAAAGatgtcagagcagaaatggTTCAAAAAGGGTCAGGACGGGCTGAAGTGTCTGTTGTCGACTCCTGCTGTTACCAACCCAAAAAATATTTGCCGTCAGAGTTTTAAAGACTCAAGTTAGCATTGTAACATACCAGGAAGTTGCTCACTCAAGCTTTAACCACATAACAATTGAGCTAATGCTTGTTTTTcagctgagagagggaggagaaataTCACAAGTCAACTTAAGCATTTAATGGTTTTTGAACAGTGAGGTATAGCTGCATACGAGTTAGGCTCACACTCATCTTCCAGGGTGTAAATTACGCTGTGGAAACGTGGCATGACGTGAAGCTTGTGAGTCCAGCCGTTCAGCTTTTAACACAGCTTTTCTGTCAGCAGACATGTTGAGAGAGTTCATGCaaatgcagcaaacacaaacagcaaaccaGTTGTGTTTCCTTTGGAAACCCTGAGGCAGCAATGTAATTAATTAACCTCATGGAGACGCAAAGCTCACGGTGCCGTAATACAGTCTGGTGAGGGTGATATTTCTTTGTCAGATTAGTTTGATTTGTACAACAGAGAACGAGGTTAGCGATGTTGCGGGAACGTCATTTGGCAAACAGGAGGCCACAGCTGGagcgtgtgtgcatgtacgtGTGAATTCACAGACGGCGCTTCATGTCAGCATGTGCGTTTGCTGCAACTTGTGTACAGCAGGaaattagatggatggataattTGTGTACGGCAGGAAATTAGATGGCCTCTGCATGCCCATGGCTGaatgaccaaacacacacaacaccttTTACTCTGTTGTTTATCTGACAGCAGCGTGGGAGCAACACCAAGCCTCGCTGAGGGAAATTGTTCTTACCACATCTGTTTCATGACTTTTGGCTGCCCAGCCATGAAGCTTGAGCAATCCTCCATACAATTGAACAAACTGCTGAGAGTTTCTGAGTGAAAAATGAGCTATAGCAGGAATATAATAAAGGATTCTGCCCCAGTTAACGGTTTCATATGTTGCTGACTGAGATGGCTGAGATTGCCTAGtttataatttattctttctccttttgtttGCCTGCTTCTCTGGCTCGCACACGctccctcccttttctttcCCTACTTCAATTAAGATTCCCACTGCCGGCTCTCATAATTACATTTTGGGGTGACTCATCCAGGTCTGGGTAATCT
The sequence above is a segment of the Pempheris klunzingeri isolate RE-2024b chromosome 23, fPemKlu1.hap1, whole genome shotgun sequence genome. Coding sequences within it:
- the capn1 gene encoding calpain-1 catalytic subunit, producing MCEPMYATGVAASLRSQWDRDEGLGQNHNAVKFLGQDYESLRAQCSQSRRPFEDSLFPCTASSLGFNELGPRSSKTHGVCWKRPTEICRRPEFIVDGATRTDICQGALGDCWLLAAIASLTLNDNLLHRVVPHGQDFGQGYAGIFHFQFWQFGEWVEVVIDDRLPVKDGKLLFVHSAEGTEFWSALLEKAYAKLNGCYEALSGGSTSEGFEDFTGGVTEMYELRKAPPDLYNIISRAVERGSLLGCSIDITNTRDMESVTFKKLVKGHAYSVTGVDEVVYRGNLTKLVRIRNPWGEVEWTGAWSDNSREWDSVDRSIRSRLQNRSEDGEFWMSFSDFLREFSRLELCNLTADALQNSQLKKWSSSLYQGEWRKGSTAGGCRNFPATFWLNPQFKIALQHPDSPGQSECSFLVGLMQKDRRKKRREGKDMETIGFAVNCLHSQFVGRSGVHLKREFFLTNASSARSELFINLREVSSRLRLPAGEYIIVPSTFEPHKEADFVLRVFSEKPANSEELDDDIIAELPTETRLDESQIDQGFKNLFRQLAGPDMEISVTELQTILNRIISKHKDLKTDGFTKEACRSMINLMDTDGSGKLGLTEFHVLWEKIKRYLTIFRQFDLDKSGTMSSYEMRMALDSAGFKLTNKLFQLIILRYTEADMSVDFDNFVTCLVRLETMYKSFKTMDTDNDQVISLNFFQWITLTMFA